A stretch of DNA from Carya illinoinensis cultivar Pawnee chromosome 12, C.illinoinensisPawnee_v1, whole genome shotgun sequence:
AGGAGGATGGGTGTTTGATCAacctccatccttgtttagcaAGGAGGGCTGTATTAAAACTCTCTATGTCTCTGAACCCCATTCCCCAATTCCTTTTCTGCACACTCAAACCTTCCCACTTCCTCCACACAATTCCCTTCCCTTCTTTCTGCTtcccccaccagaattttgaGAACATCACATTAATATCCTTGCATAATCTGTTGGGTAACTTGAACACTCCCATAGTGTAGGTAGGAATGGCTTGGAGAACAGCCTTGATTAACACTTCTTTCCTAGCCTGAGATAAAAAAGTATTCTTCCAATTAAGCATTTTCTTCCAAATCCTCTCTTTTATGCTTCTAAATGTATTAAACTTAGACCTCCCCACTATAGCAGGAAGACCCAAGTACTTCTCATATGTTCCACACACATAGGATTGGCCAGCTTCTTGAATAGCTTGCTTATCAGCATACTTGGTGTTGCTACTGAAAAAAACagaagttttttctttattgagaAATTGCCCCGACACTCTCTCATAAACCTGCAGAACATCTTGAATCTTCCTCCACTCCTCAATCTTTGctcttccaaataaaatacaatcatCCGCAAAGAGCAGATGATTTATGCTAGTTCCCCTTCGAGCAACTTGGACCCCTTTTGTGAAGGCTCTCTTCTCATAGTAGTCAAGTAGGCTACTTAACCCTTCAGCACACACAAGGAACAGATATGGTGATAGggggtcaccttgtctcaacCCCCTTTGAGGCCAGAATTTACAACCAGGCACCCCATTTATTAAAACTGAATAAGAAACAGTTTTAACACATTTCATCACTAACTCCACCCATTTTTCACAAAAGCCCAATTTTACCATCACTGCCTCCAAGAAACCCCATTCCACTCGATCATATGCCTTAGACATGTCTAATTTTAAAGCCATACTCCCCACTTTccccttcttcctctttctcatAGAGTGCAACAACTCGTATGCCACCATGATGTTGTCATTTATTAATCTACCAGGCAAGAAGGCACTTTGAGCAGGTGATATTATCTCAGCTAAAACATGCTTAAATCTGTTGGAAATGGCTTTAGAAACAATTTTGTACATGACGTTGCATAAACTTATAGACCTATACTCGGTTACTTTCCTGGGTGAGTTTGTTTTTGGGATCAGAACTATGTTGGTGTAATTGAGGTTTGGATCTATAGAATTACCATTTAGGACTTCCAGCGCAGCTCTGCACACTTCACTTGACACAATGCCCCagtgattttgataaaaacaagGCCCAAAACCATCAGGTCCTGGGGCCTTTAAAGGGGCCATTTGCTTCACTGCTTCTGCCACTTCCATCTCTGTAAACTTCTTCTTCAGCCTTTCATTCATCTCCTTAGTGACTCTGCCACTCATCCCTAGCAAGCATTTGTCAATCTCCTCTACTCCAAGCTGAGAGGATTGAAATAAAGTCCCAAAGTAGTTTCTGAAAACTGCCTCCACCTTCTTGTGTCCTTTCACCATTCTGCAATTCTCATCCTCCACTTCTTTTATgcagtttcttttctttctttgattaGCACACGCATGGAAATACTTAGTATTTCTATCCCCATGCTTGTACCAATTCCTTTTTGCTCATTGCTTCCACCTGAGGTCTTCTTTTTCTAGTAGTACATTCATCTCTGAGGTTACCTTCCTGAGTTCCACCACATTGCTGTTGCATTCTTTAGCTTGTAAGGCTTTTAATTGTTTagttttttcttccatttctttCCTCTCCCTCTGTCTCATATTCTTGCTCCAACTTTGCAGGACTCTTCAGCTCTGATTCAGCAGGTTTATAATGCTCTTAGGCTCCCTCTCCTTCCCCCTCCAAATTTCACTCAGGATCCCCCCACAGTCCTCATCTAGAGCCCAGCTGGCCTCGTATTTAAAACCCATTCTCTTCAGAGGCTCATTCCCATTGATCCGTGTGTTTAGATGTACTAAGATAGGCTTGTGGTCAGAGGTTCTTGCCACCATAATCTCCACCCACACCTCAGAGAATAGATCTCTCTATTGAGGATTTGCTATTGCTCTATCTAGCCTTTCCTTTGTGAAGGTATCATCAGTATGGGAATTGCTCCAAGTATACTTATCCCCCCTCCAGCCCAAATCATTTAGGTTGCCCTCACTCAGTACTTCTCTAAACAATTCCATTTGACTCTCGGGTCTAGCCTTCCCACCCCATTTCTCATCATTTGTGagaatctcattgaaatctccaacTATAAGCCACCCCTCATTCCCTCTTGGTTTCATGGCTTTTAACATCAACCAAGCCTCTTTTCTTCTAACTGTTTCAGGTGGACCATAGAAGCAAGTTAAAAGCCATCTAGTCCCTCCATCACCCCCCACCTAAGCATTTATATGTCTTTGTGAAAAGTTTATGATTTCTACATCAACATTTGAGCCCCATAACAACATTAAACCTCCCCTTTTCCCAACAGCTTCCACAACAAAACAACCTTCGCATGCCAACCTTCTCTTTATTCTTTCACTTTTCTATTTTCTGAACTTAGTTTCCATAATGAAAACTAATTGGGGTTTATTTCTCTCTGCCATAAAGCAGAGGTCTTGAACTGTCCAAGGGTTCCCCAACCGTCGGTAGTTCCAACTTAACAATTTCATGGTGATTGGTGGGGCTGACCCACAGCCTCCACCATTTCCTTAGTAACTTCCCCTTTTATTGCACCTTTTCCTTTCTTGTAGCTCCTGTGCCCCAACTCACCTTCCACCTCCCCCACCCCCCTCTTTTCTTGAATTTTCTCTGCCATACCAGCCGCTACTGGTTTAAGTTTTGCCCTTGCTCTCCTCTTCCATACTCCTTTCTTTTTACCTAGACCCCCCTCACCCATGGTTGCTTCTTCCTCAATTAAATTTACTACAGTTTCAGCCCCTTTTTCATATTGGACAGATACCTCCTGCAACAGGTTAAAGCTCTCTTCAATTGTTCCTTCTATAACAACCAGCCCCATCTCACTATTTTTGCTCGTATCACTCAGATCCCTTCCCACCTCCCTCACCATAGAgctttctttctctcctcccTCACTACCCTGGATATTCCCACTTTCCCCTTTACCATCCTCTGATTCCCCCCTTCCCTTACTACCCTCTTCCTCAGTTTCACCTCCACTTTCCTTCTCTTTCCTCCACCAGCTCCCCTCCTCCTCTCTTCTGTTCATATTACTGAAACTTCTCAGTCTTTATGCCTGCACAGCCCTTAACCATTGCCCATATTGGTTTTCTTGTCCTCCTGCCTCCCCTCCTACTTTGCACCCTTCCTTCCCGTGTTCAATACATCCACAGGTGAAACAGATTCTAGGCATTTTCTCATAACTGAATGGAATCCAAATTTTCTGCCCTTTTACTATCAAAGTTCTACCCCTAGCCATCGGTTGGGTGATATCCATGTGTATTTGGACACGCAGATAGCACCCCCATCCACTCCCATCCTCTTGCACATCCACCTTCTCCACCTTTCCCACTGAGCTCCCTATTTGTTCTCCTCGCTTTTCTGTCATACAAGATAAGGGCATATTGTGGAATCTCACCCAGAAACTTTCTGAGTTGAAATCCACTTGTTTCAAAGGTGTATCCCCAACATACTCTTTCAAAACCAGGAGTTGGTTATCAAATAACCAGGGTCTACCCGCCCACACCCTCATCTTATCATCGACATTGTCAAAAACTAAGGTAAAGATATTCAGACTAACCTCTGTAAATTGTGCTCTCCTGCTAATCCTCCACACCTTTGCAAGAGTGGTTTCCAAAACTTCCTTGCTTATCAATCTAGGCGAACAAAACTTCCCCAGTAGAGTTCTTTGTTCCTTCAGTAGCAGCTCCCTCGGCAATTCATCATCAATCTCGATGGCAGCTTTCTCCTCATCTAACAATCGCATCTCCTTCCATTTTTCTGCTAGGTCCTCCATCACTTTCCACTCAAAAATGCTTTTCCACTGCCGATACAACTTCCTCCCTCTCCGCCGTGAACAACCTAATTCGTGTTGTCCCCTAACTGCTATACCCCTCCAGAGCCTACCCAGCAACGGCCTGGCCACCACCTCCTGATTCCCCAGCAGCCGTTATAACCGTCTCACGTGCctctctcactcactctctccACTTCTTTTCCcgagagaaaaacaaaggagaCTCAGGTACGTTATGCAGCATTTCAATGTTGGTTACAAAGAAATCGTGCCACATGACATAGTAAGGTTCGCCACTTTTGCCTTGCCACTGTTATCCAGAAGGTATATATCGATGATCTATGCTACTACGGAAGggtttttttaacaaatattagAAGATTTGGAACCTATGCAAACCCAAATTTCTAGTTGCACCTATTCTCAAGATCTTCCCCATACTGAGCTATAACAGTAGTTGCATAAAAATCTATTTGACGAGAAAAATGTTCCATCTTTGCTATGCTCATTCAGTATACACCAATCCAAAATATAGCTTGATAGATAGTTCCTAGATCGGCCAAAATGGGTTTGCTAAGGCTGAAAATGCAATAGGACGGAAAAACGTCCAAATGGAAAAATACAATAGGAAAGAATAAGATTCTAAGTCAAAAATTGAAGACAGGATGGAAAAAAGTCCCAGACTTCCAAGTAAAAAATTGAGGTCCTAAGTCGAAAATTGAATATAGGATGGAAAAAGGCCGTAAGTCAGAAACAGAAGGTCCTAAACGCAGGCATCTTCCCAAAATCGGACTCATCAACTTTATTTTGAAGCTCATGATAACCCTTTGAGGCTACATTTGAGGTTTTGTTTAGGTGTGGAGCTGAAGTGAGATAAGTtaaattattcataaatataatGAGTTGAAATAGTAGAATGAGTTTTTTCGAATTCAtttaaaatgagattagatgtgtttggatattaagatgagtttaaatttatttataaaatgttgaaaaagatatggatctCACTAATAATTGGAAAGTTGTTGTAATGATTGAATAATTAATGTATTAAATCTTTtgctaataaataatataaatcaaacataaattccctcaatgcatataaaaaataatttcatactaTTGTTtgtatgcaaaatttttattacttgaaatttataaaaataataataattatcaataaaaaGACAATAGTATCATACCCACATTTTATTCCATTATTTATGTACATACTATTTAATTAGTAGTACAAAATGCTTTGTGcaggaaaaaacaaaatcacCCATACTTGGGTTGGTATGAGAGAGAGGTCCGGCATATACGATAACTTGAGTTGAGCTTTAGTTTCATaaggacattttttttttttttatgcagttTTGCTAGGGATAATGAGACTAGGGAATGAGATAGTTTTTTATGAGAGAGCAACAGAGCgagaacaatactcaatgagtTAGAAAAAGTTACAAACATCTATGCAACTTTTGTCATTTGTGGATCCCGTGGATTTGGTCGATCTTAACTTGAGTGAGGTTCAGTGAAGGCTTGGTTGTGTGTTTCGATGTTGAAGTAGGTTTAAAATTGAACTGTATATAGATGCTTCCAACGTCCAAACAGGACATGAGTCTCTACCTTCTTGAGGTTGGATCTGTCAATCCAatgtcaaattttaaaatttggttcCAGGAAGGGccaatttgtaaaattaaagGCTCCAATTTCTTATTATCCAAGagagtaggggtgtaaaaaaaaaaaaaagtgaactaGCAAATTGAACCAGACCGAACCGAACTGGTGGGTTTAGTCCAGtaccgattttattttttttaaaaccagtcAAAATCGGTTTGgttctagtttttctttttctaaaactaaaCTAGACCGattcatatatagattttaattatttatattgtatataatttatatatataatatataattatatataaaatagttttgtattatataataaattactaattaatataatattaaaatttaaaatcttatactactataatttattgtattaaaaattatactaatatttttttgaaatgaacaTTTATATTAAGATTCAACTGATTACAATAGAGAAGCAATACAATAAGGGACATCCTCAATATCAATAAGGACATCAGTGATGTGTAGAGCATCTCTAACTAAGCAATGAGCCAAACTATTACAACCTCTAGGTGTAAAATCAACTGAAAATGAATCAAAACTCAACAGCATCTGTTTGATATCAGTAATGATCAAACCAATTTGTTTCCAGCTATCTTTGTTGccttttatgtcatttactaCATTCATTGCATCCCCTTCAAGTTTGATTTGTTTCAATCCAATGTCTAAAGCCAACTTAACAGATTGTAGAGCTCCAAAAGCCTCAGCCAAGTAAGGGTCAGGAAATAGAGGTCTGCACATCCTCATACAAGCAATCACTCTTTCTTCCCAATCCTGAATAATAGTCCCAACACCCACTTTGCAATTCACTTTATCCACTGTAGAATCCCAGTTGACTTTGTACACATCAACAAGGTGAGCACTCCATTGGatagtgtgatgacccgcttttacgtgtattttcactgaagggttgtttttaatttaattaatatattggtttatttattttaaattattgtgttttaaattggtttttaatttatttgatgtgttttatttcttttagttgttttgtggtttttaatctcttttcggcgtgttttccggagtgaggattggacctcatttcttttcacatctttttccttttttctctttttccttttttttttctttttcccttcttttctttttcctttctttttcttttttttctttttcttttttttcttttttctttcttctccccgcgtccgaacccccccgtgctctctctctctctcctccctctccctcacgccggcgtccccttcttcagctcagaccgccgccgtccggccaccgttcggcctcccaccagtcccattctcttcctctccctccggtgcaccaccccacccaagctcacccccaaccggccggccatttggccggaaaaagcccaacaaagccgcacggttttggctccgattcgccgccgtcgctccacctccggccaccacttcttcaccacttcatcaccgactccttgccgtcctaacccacccatttccggcctccaacgaccaccggaacagctcttacgagctagctttccgttttgggtaatccggccattttccggcgattccgccgccacccacagccaaccaccacttccaatagcttcacaaccatccctagaccattccctatcaatctcgtgtcctagtttgtccctgttcaaaagtgggtttttcaaacccacggccacagtgaattttcactgtgacgttgctgtttttccaccgtttgcaacgccgcttgttttctaaaattgccatatagcgctataagtattttccaaaccctattttcagattttaatatatgttgctcattcaattatttactgttgttggttgttgattccggactgagtccgaggagtttcgggggtcggatggatggaggacggagttgcctgtttatttgttttatattgttggattattttattatgcattgttatggcattacatggtgcatgcacgtgtgtttgtggatttatgtgaaaagcctgtgtattggcgtgagtggttttacgggtgcgtgtgtatcacgagcccaagccgggatgggttattatcttggtggagctcctctggtcactcgggagcggaataaactgagtgatgtcccctgagttgtcgagagcgatgacgggagcggggctaggggatgcttggctacgaacgcgccgggcgcggaaccgggcatcgccctactcaccgactccgtggcccttcgctggcgagggctagaggatgcttggctacgcacgcgcggggcgcggaactgggcatcgcttgttaggtgtcacatgcgtggtggtactctacggtgtgacactggagccagggtgtgcggatgacccctaggggaggtcatggtgcatacggttaaaattggataatggtttgtgaggccaaatgggacttttggcgtgggccagatggacttctggcgagatattgggccggatggacttctggcgagatattgggccaaatggacttttggcggccaaatgtgacttttggcgtgtttttcggaaaggatgtgttttttgggccaaatgggtttttggcgtgcgtggaaaacttgtgttttatgggctttatgcattgggcatgtatcatgcatcttgtttgagttctatgtgtttttatctggtagtgtttgggttttacttacctgcggaaccatttttggttccgtagcttttggtgcaggtttggaggatgagaaggaggaggctgagcccgaggatgcggctccgccgggttgc
This window harbors:
- the LOC122289216 gene encoding uncharacterized protein At4g02000-like; translated protein: MEDLAEKWKEMRLLDEEKAAIEIDDELPRELLLKEQRTLLGKFCSPRLISKEVLETTLAKVWRISRRAQFTEVSLNIFTLVFDNVDDKMRVWAGRPWLFDNQLLVLKEYVGDTPLKQVDFNSESFWVRFHNMPLSCMTEKRGEQIGSSVGKVEKVDVQEDGSGWGCYLRVQIHMDITQPMARGRTLIVKGQKIWIPFSYEKMPRICFTCGCIEHGKEGCKVGGEAGGQENQYGQWLRAVQA